DNA from Polaribacter sp. NJDZ03:
CCCAATTTAATTATTACATCTTATCTTCAGAATAAGAACAAATATATAAAAATTTTAACAATATTTTAAGAAAACAAGCACATTTAGTTATTAATTACATTAAATTTAAAAATATGATTAGAATAATATAAAATTATTAAATAGTTAAGAAACTTCTAGCATTAATATATGAATCTTAATTGTATAAAAATTAGCTTTCAGATACAATGGTATAAAATTATTAAATATTAAAAACGAACTACTGAACCTGGGTTCATTTTTAGCAAGTCTAAGGTTTTATTACGTCTAATTTTATTAGTTTCTGTTTCTATAAATTTAGCTACAAAATAAATTTCTTTTGGAGATTCAAATTTAGTAAGTGATTCTAATTGCTGTATTTTCAATTTTAATTCACCTTTTATTTTATTTGTAATAAAAGGATGTTCTATAATTAATACAAGTTTTTGTCCTAGTTGTTCGTCTGAAACCCCTGCAACAAAAAAACGTTTACTGATGATTTCTGATAATTTTTCTTCAATTTTTTCGGGATGTAATTTTATACCTCCAGAGTTTATTACATTGTCAAAACGCCCCAACCATTCAAATTGATTCTCTGAAACTAATTGAATAATATCATTTGTAAAAATTACTTCATTAGAAACCTTTGGTGCTTTAATTACCAGACAGTTTCTAACATCTTTATAAATTTCTACATTTGGTAGTGTTTGATAAAAGTCCTTATGTGAAGATTTTTTATGACCATTGTTTTGTAATGAAGAAAAGTTATTCAACCTTTTAACGGCAATATGAGTAATGGTTTCCGTCATCCCGTAAGTCGCAAAAACACTACAACTAGAGCTCTGAATTTTATCTTGTAATTGATTAGAAACTACGCCTCCACCAACAATTAATTTCTTAATTTGATGTAATGAATTGATAGAATTCTCTAACTGTAACGGAACCATTGCAGAGAAATCATACAGTTTTTTCATCCCACGTAGTGGAAAAGATGTTGGAGATATAATATCTAATTGCCAGCCTAAAGTTAAAGCACGTATCAACATCATCTTACCGGCAATATACTCTGTAGGTAAGCATAATAATGCTGTTGTATTTTCTTTTAACTCAAAAAAAGCACCAGTTGCTAAAGCAGAATTCATCATCTTACTTTTTTCCAATTTTATATCTTTTGGAATACCTGTAGAGCCAGAAGTTTTAACCGTAATATATGCTTCTTCAGAAAACCAAGTTTTTAAAAAATGGTGAATTTCAACTGAAAAACGAGATGCATACGAAAGAATTTCGTTTACAGAAGCAAATGAAACCTCATTTAATTGAAAGCTGGTATGAAACTTATCTATTTTCAATCTTCTAAAATTCTATAATTTTCTTTTAAATTAACCGGTTTAGTAATCTTACCCGTTAATTTTTCTTTCCAATTTTTCCATCCATATTTTTTTGAAAAAATAAATAACAGAATTGGATATAAAACCAAGACAGGAAAAAACATTTCCCATCCAACAGAAGGTTCTGAAGTATCTACGTACAAAGCATCTGTTTGAAAAACCGTCCAATCGGTCGTTACAAAAAATGCCGCTACAATATTATTAATAGCATGTAAACCTAGCGACAACTCGGTACCTTCATCCATTAAAGTAGTTATTCCGTAAAAGAAACCCGTACCAATGTAAAAAACCATAGAAATGTACCCTAGTTTTTGAACCTCAGGATTTGCTCCATGCAACAAGCCAAAACAAACCGAAGTAAAAATTAATGGGAACCATCTATTTTTAGTTAAAATACCCAAACCTTGCATAAAATACCCTCTAAAAAGTAATTCTTCAAACGAAGTTTGAAAAGGTAAAAACAAAAAAGAAACAGCTAATAAGGTAAAGAAAGGAATCGCTTTAAAATTCCACACATAATTATCCGGAGATAAATAAATACCCAACATAATTACTACAGAAGAGATAATTCCCCAAAGAATAAAACCAAACCAAAAACGTTTCCAATCTATTCTCTTCCTACTCGTTACTAGAGATGTAACCGTTCTTTTATGTATATATTTGACTCCAATAATAAGGCTAATAAGACCAAATATGAACATCAAAATCATAAAAAAAAGGAAGAGATTTTTATCGATATCTAATGTCATAAAATTATTTTCTCCAGCGGCAATAAATTCAGAAAAATTTGCAGAATGCATAATAGCTATGGCTGTTAAAGGCAATACACCAATAATTTGCCAGCCAACAAAAACAACTATAATGGTTAACACCCAATGAAACCATTCACTTTTTCCTTTATATGCTTGTTGTATGTAATTCATGTTTATAAATTAAAATTCCACTTTTGTGCTGGATTATACTGTAACGTTCCGTTTTTAACAACTAACGGACTTGTAAAATTATTTGTAAATAAACCGCCAGTACCTAAGCCTTGTGGTAAATTACTTTTTAATGTATGTGTAAACTGCGCAATAGCATTCAATCCAATATTACTTTCTAACGCAGAGGTAATCCACCAATCAGCATTTATTGCTTCTGCACATTTAATCCATTCTAAACTCCCCGCAAAACCACCAATCAAACTCGGTTTTAAAATGATAAATTGAGGTTGAATTGTTTGTAATAACTGCTTTTTTTCTTCGGATGAAAATATACCAATCAACTCTTCATCCAATGCAATTGGCAAAGGTGTTTTAGCACACAATGCAGCCATTTCTTGCACTTGCCCTTGTTTAATGGGTTGTTCTATAGAATGAATTTCTAATTCGGATAACCGTTTTAATTTTTCTAATGCATTTTTAGGATTAAAAGCACCATTTACATCTACTCTTAATTCTATTTCTTTGGAAGAAAATTCTTTTCTAATTGATTTTAATAACGCAATTTCAGCTTCAAAATCAATAGCACCAATTTTCATTTTGATGCAAGAAAAACCAGTTTCTAATTTTTCTTTGATTTGCTTTTTCATAAATGCTTTTTCTCCCATCCAGATAAGGCCGTTTATAGCAATAGATTCATTTCCTTTTATAAATTCTGATGGAAATAAATTAAATTGATCGTCACTTTTAAGTGATAAAAAAGCCTGTTCTAATCCAAATTGTATAGACGGAAACTCACGTAGCTCATTAAGTAAACAAGACAAACCTTTGTTAATGTTCCTACAAGCCCAAATTAGTTTTTCTTCATAATTAACTACATCATCTATACTTAAACCTCTAAACAAACCAGTTTCTCCAATACCTGTTTTACCATTTTGTTCTAAAATAATAAACCACGTTTCTTTGGTTCTTAAAATTCCTCGAGAAGTACCACTTGGATTTTTAAAATTGAGCGTATATTTTTTGTGAGTAGCGTGTATCAAAAGAATTTATTTTTTATAAAAATATTTATATGAATACCGACTTTTTTGTGCCTTACAACAGCCAATAAAATACTATTAATGGTCTTTTCAACGAAAGAAGAAGAATTAATCTTCTTTTTTATCTTCTACAAAAGCTTTAAAATTATCTAAATAAGATTGATCTTGCTCCATGAATGTTCCTTTAAAATATGGAAAAATACAAGCCATTAAAAAAGTATCACTTTGGCAACTTGCATTTAAAGTAACGGTTGTAACTCCGTCTTTTTCTGTAAAAATATAATCGTCTTTTTTAAGCATACCCTGTGCATTAAAAAACAAGGTTACTTTTTCATTGGGTACATACGCCAATACTTTTTCAGTCATTGTTATTTCTTGACCTTGATTTAGAACTACTAGCTTATAGATACTTCCTATTTTTCCAGGATTTTCATTAACAACCTCAAAAGACTGTACTTCTG
Protein-coding regions in this window:
- a CDS encoding AMP-binding protein, giving the protein MKIDKFHTSFQLNEVSFASVNEILSYASRFSVEIHHFLKTWFSEEAYITVKTSGSTGIPKDIKLEKSKMMNSALATGAFFELKENTTALLCLPTEYIAGKMMLIRALTLGWQLDIISPTSFPLRGMKKLYDFSAMVPLQLENSINSLHQIKKLIVGGGVVSNQLQDKIQSSSCSVFATYGMTETITHIAVKRLNNFSSLQNNGHKKSSHKDFYQTLPNVEIYKDVRNCLVIKAPKVSNEVIFTNDIIQLVSENQFEWLGRFDNVINSGGIKLHPEKIEEKLSEIISKRFFVAGVSDEQLGQKLVLIIEHPFITNKIKGELKLKIQQLESLTKFESPKEIYFVAKFIETETNKIRRNKTLDLLKMNPGSVVRF
- a CDS encoding CPBP family intramembrane glutamic endopeptidase, whose amino-acid sequence is MNYIQQAYKGKSEWFHWVLTIIVVFVGWQIIGVLPLTAIAIMHSANFSEFIAAGENNFMTLDIDKNLFLFFMILMFIFGLISLIIGVKYIHKRTVTSLVTSRKRIDWKRFWFGFILWGIISSVVIMLGIYLSPDNYVWNFKAIPFFTLLAVSFLFLPFQTSFEELLFRGYFMQGLGILTKNRWFPLIFTSVCFGLLHGANPEVQKLGYISMVFYIGTGFFYGITTLMDEGTELSLGLHAINNIVAAFFVTTDWTVFQTDALYVDTSEPSVGWEMFFPVLVLYPILLFIFSKKYGWKNWKEKLTGKITKPVNLKENYRILED
- a CDS encoding o-succinylbenzoate synthase; the encoded protein is MIHATHKKYTLNFKNPSGTSRGILRTKETWFIILEQNGKTGIGETGLFRGLSIDDVVNYEEKLIWACRNINKGLSCLLNELREFPSIQFGLEQAFLSLKSDDQFNLFPSEFIKGNESIAINGLIWMGEKAFMKKQIKEKLETGFSCIKMKIGAIDFEAEIALLKSIRKEFSSKEIELRVDVNGAFNPKNALEKLKRLSELEIHSIEQPIKQGQVQEMAALCAKTPLPIALDEELIGIFSSEEKKQLLQTIQPQFIILKPSLIGGFAGSLEWIKCAEAINADWWITSALESNIGLNAIAQFTHTLKSNLPQGLGTGGLFTNNFTSPLVVKNGTLQYNPAQKWNFNL
- a CDS encoding SRPBCC family protein, with the protein product MKTIKVILIIISTFIVIFLLTGLIVKETTYTAEVSIDKSVDEVFTAFNNSEDVNNWIPEVQSFEVVNENPGKIGSIYKLVVLNQGQEITMTEKVLAYVPNEKVTLFFNAQGMLKKDDYIFTEKDGVTTVTLNASCQSDTFLMACIFPYFKGTFMEQDQSYLDNFKAFVEDKKED